The sequence below is a genomic window from Malassezia restricta chromosome IV, complete sequence.
CACACCATGTCCACACATTGTCGACCAAAAACACGCTGGGATGCCACATCATACAAATGCGTCATCACATACTGCGTATCAACCCGTTCGAGCACATTCGAGATGTACGCAGCATCTTGGGCGAACGtgggcagcggcggcgatgTCATGACGCGGCCGACGGATCGTCGGCCTTGGAGTGGAGGGaaacgacgcgcgtcgtctcTTGGCGTTGGCCGATGGCAGAGCCACAAGCCGCAGATCCTGCGGCACATTTAGATACCCACAAGCAAGCGGTGCTATCGATCCTGTCTCATGCACTGCCTCCCATGGCATCTGATGCCCAGCCGTACATGGGCCAGGAATGCATTGGCCTGGGAGATGCATGGCGTGCCTTGTACGGCCTCGTGCGCAGCAGTGTGTATGAACACGAAGGCAACAGTTGCCTTGTCGCAGGCGAGAGCGGGTGTGGTAAAAGTGTACTAGTAGAATCTGTTCTGCGATACGTGCAGCATGAGTGCATGATGGAACGGGTGTTGGCGCCCTGGACGGTGCGACTCTCGGCTCTCGTGCACCCAACAGATCGTTTGTGCTTGTCAGCTATGGCACGACAACTCATGGACCAGGATGCACTGAGCCAGAACAACCAAGTGGATGATATGCTTGGACCTGAGCaagaggaggaagaagatgacgaggatCGGCCATTGATAGAGTGGGCTCACGCATCCGCCTCcgaggacgaagacgatgcACCCATGGAGGAGGTCACCCCTgcaccgacgacgactGACCCTAATGCTATTTTAAGCActcttgctgctgctctgTCTCACATTCTCTCTCTTTTGTCTACACATACGCTCGGCAAGCGACCCCTCGTGCTGATACTGGACCAATTTGACCAGTTTGCGCAGCGGCCCCGACAAGCCCTCTTGTACTGTCTTTTAGATGCCGTACAGAGCGGAAGTTATGCACCGGGCCTCGTGGTGATTGGTACATCGACGCGTGTAGATGCAACTGACTTTCTGGAGAAGCGCGTCAAGAGTCGCTTCTCACATCGAATCGTGCACGTTCATCCCCCATCGTTCGATCAGTATGTGATTCTGGCACGCACAGCTTTGCTTGGAGGCATGTCCAACACGTTACCACCTGATGCTGCATGGGAAAAGCAAGTCGATGCTCTGTTGCAGGACCCGTCCTTTCGTGCTAGTCTCCGACGATTGCACGACTTGTCAGGCGACGTGCGCTTACTGTACCAGGCACTTTGGCCGCCCATAGCAGCCTTGTCCGCATCAAGACCTCATCTTGAGGCGTCTGCTTTTGTTGCGGCCGCACAGGCTCAGCGGCTGGATCCCACCTTTGCCTTTCTCCAAGAACTGTCTAATCCTGAAATGGCTATCTTGATATCTGCTCGGCATTTGCAGCTCTGTGAGCGCGAACCATTTACATTTGAGATGTGCTTTTATCATATCTGCCAGTTTGTGAAGCGGGCACATGCCATTCTCGGTACTGGAGATGATCGCCGTGTGACTGTGTCTTTTGCAAGTTTAGACACACTCGCATCACGCACATCAATGATGCAGGCTTTCCAGCGTCTGCTGGATCTGGAACTGCTTTTGCCAGAGCCTGCGCGAGTATCACTGACCCTGCCTACAGGCATCGCAAGCCGCACAGGTCCAGCCACATCGCCATACGGGACGCTCCCCACCCCAACCGTGATACCCTCTGTGCTCCCTGTACGTGCACAGGTCTCCGCCAAGGCCATCCTCGAAAGCGCACTCAGTCCGGAACGTGTGGAGCCATTAAGCTCGGTCATGATCAAATGGGCCGAGTCGACGGGATTGTAGCACTACATGGCGCGATTCCCTCCTTCGGAATCGCTGGAGAGGCGTGGCGTTGTTGTTGGGCACCTTGTAGGCCTGCCTGCTGTGGACTATCGCAGGCAAGCTCTGAGGTGCCCGGATCGAGACCATCAAAAGTCCAGGTTCTGCCGGTCTATGGAGGCATTCTTGTTCTGGGCCATCTTCAAGCCACGTTGCCGAAGATCGCCGAGACCGGCAAACAGGCGCGGAACcggtggcgctggcgacgAGGCCTTGGGTGGCGATGATGGCGTCGGATCAGGACGTGGTGCTTCGGATCGAGGAGGCGGCACCTCAGGCTCAGGAGGTACCGTGCGACGCTCCTTAACGCCGCCATCCGTATCAAGATGGAGCGTTTCGATAGCCACGCGCTTGCGTTTGATCTTGAAAGCCAGATTATTTTCTccgccgcccgcgccgccctcACTCGCCCCAGATTCGAGGGAGGAGCCTGCACCCATACCACGCAACACAGACGCACGAAGAGATGGATTCGTGAGTGTGCCAATGGCGGGTGTTCGATACACACGAAGCGCACCTACAAAGTCAGGAAACACGTCACTGAGGCCTGGCGTAGCTGCAAACGATGACAAGCCAATACAACCATCCATCAAATGAATAAGCCTGTGCGCTGCATTCACACCATTCCGGGCAtccttgcgctgcatgtaTGTGTATGACGAAAGCGAAAGGCTCACAATCGTTGGTATAGGGGGTATAGATGAGCCTGAAGGTGGCATAGCCAAAGTGCGGATGAGAGAGCGGAGACGCAGGAGAAAGCGCACTGCATCTGCAGTATGCGCCGTGTCCATCCATGCCGGTGATCCAAACGAGCGCAGGCAGATTCGAAGTACTGGTGTTTGTGCctgcgacgacgcccgaCACCTTTCGGCCGCTTCTTCGATGGCGCGCCATGCCACCTCAAATGCACAGTCCGTATCAAGCGACACAGCCTTGAGTTGCTGAGACTCCTTGGCACGGCGAATAGTTTCAGGTGCAATACGCTTGCTGAGATCAAATACGCTGCTAAGGGTCGAAGAAGGCAATGTGCGGTGGGGGGCCATGGGTCGCTGCCCACCATACCGCCACGCAATCTTCATTTGCTGCATGTCTCCGGCCACTTCGTGATCATTTTCATTCGCCTCCGTACTTTCAGCTAGACCCATCAGCTGGTGCACGAAGACGTCTGCAGAGTCACCAATCACCACATTCATGTGATGCGACGCCAGACCCTGAGCTGTAAAATAGCCTAGGAAGAGGTCTGTGTACGCTTCTGCAGCGGAGTACG
It includes:
- a CDS encoding origin recognition complex subunit 4, translating into MAEPQAADPAAHLDTHKQAVLSILSHALPPMASDAQPYMGQECIGLGDAWRALYGLVRSSVYEHEGNSCLVAGESGCGKSVLVESVLRYVQHECMMERVLAPWTVRLSALVHPTDRLCLSAMARQLMDQDALSQNNQVDDMLGPEQEEEEDDEDRPLIEWAHASASEDEDDAPMEEVTPAPTTTDPNAILSTLAAALSHILSLLSTHTLGKRPLVLILDQFDQFAQRPRQALLYCLLDAVQSGSYAPGLVVIGTSTRVDATDFLEKRVKSRFSHRIVHVHPPSFDQYVILARTALLGGMSNTLPPDAAWEKQVDALLQDPSFRASLRRLHDLSGDVRLLYQALWPPIAALSASRPHLEASAFVAAAQAQRLDPTFAFLQELSNPEMAILISARHLQLCEREPFTFEMCFYHICQFVKRAHAILGTGDDRRVTVSFASLDTLASRTSMMQAFQRLLDLELLLPEPARVSLTLPTGIASRTGPATSPYGTLPTPTVIPSVLPVRAQVSAKAILESALSPERVEPLSSVMIKWAESTGL
- a CDS encoding elongator complex protein 4, producing MSAFRRRTTAPGHARAPPEGVKAAPYDAPVPLLSTGIAALDDIMCGGGVLAGSVLGFVPCAGTANEPAAMLGAPMLGGDLSATYNDATYSAAEAYTDLFLGYFTAQGLASHHMNVVIGDSADVFVHQLMGLAESTEANENDHEVAGDMQQMKIAWRYGGQRPMAPHRTLPSSTLSSVFDLSKRIAPETIRRAKESQQLKAVSLDTDCAFEVAWRAIEEAAERCRASSQAQTPVLRICLRSFGSPAWMDTAHTADAVRFLLRLRSLIRTLAMPPSGSSIPPIPTIVSLSLSSYTYMQRKDARNGVNAAHRLIHLMDGCIGLSSFAATPGLSDVFPDFVGALRVYRTPAIGTLTNPSLRASVLRGMGAGSSLESGASEGGAGGGENNLAFKIKRKRVAIETLHLDTDGGVKERRTVPPEPEVPPPRSEAPRPDPTPSSPPKASSPAPPVPRLFAGLGDLRQRGLKMAQNKNASIDRQNLDF